From the Pomacea canaliculata isolate SZHN2017 linkage group LG14, ASM307304v1, whole genome shotgun sequence genome, one window contains:
- the LOC112555590 gene encoding caprin-2-like produces MSLMEAEQRALQDDNDELRKDLADIIHNQTLSNQLQHEKALNHVSFHVQLSRDVTVFSSRPLVFDRIVNNKGSAYSTYTGRFTAPLSGTYFFAATCAPTNSTLTCYIQAAVTRVCVMRAHYGRLSSDSIYHQWGATCHASLHLTRGAEVWVGVETTASFNGSYTSFSGFSVDLD; encoded by the exons ATGTCGCTGATGGAGGCGGAGCAGAGGGCGCTTCAAGACGATAACGATGAGCTGAGGAAAGACCTCGCAGATATAATCCACAATCAGACCTTGTCCAACCAGCTCCAGCACG AGAAAGCTCTCAACCACGTCAGTTTCCACGttcagctgtcacgtgatgtcacagtGTTCAGTTCCCGTCCGCTTGTTTTTGACCGGATTGTCAACAACAAAGGGAGCGCATACAGCACATACACCGGCCGCTTCACCGCCCCCCTAAGCGGGACCTACTTTTTTGCCGCCACGTGCGCTCCAACGAACTCCACCTTGACCTGTTACATCCAGGCGGCAGTGACACGCGTTTGTGTGATGAGAGCTCACTATGGGAGACTTTCCAGTGACAGTATTTATCATCAGTGGGGAGCCACATGTCACGCTTCGCTGCATCTCACTCGAGGAGCTGAAGTGTGGGTGGGAGTTGAGACAACGGCCTCTTTCAACGGCTCTTACACCAGCTTCAGCGGCTTCTCTGTCGACCTCGACTGa
- the LOC112555502 gene encoding uncharacterized protein LOC112555502 has translation MGGYGTVTLLLFVCPASLAFIWSTDIQDGAELYACVGDTVTFPWNFALADGQVVEDIKWYFQREGFSRQSVAGTVDGTFFSLPAFARRLDHVTAAGIQLKNVTDADTGNYSVVVTVLNGTTYSTFQHTSSLTVAADALVARRGSDLLLQQQRVAVYDNSTRQFHVQLICGNFRITGYPPVAVEFTYPSGQKDIVSVNNRGNFSLLLPNPVEGGTYTCRLLADYPPVSCLPASSNVLSSVTVSIDEVRARMSLIEAEQRALLADNDQLRKENSDLRDMLDNQTQLFLQEVSELTKELNELQEEKALGHTSFHVQLSTDVSASSSHPVLFDRIINNNGEAYNSSTGRFTAPRNSTYFFAATCAATNSDVSFSMHTLTRKVCQARAPYGRLYNDNNRQWSATCHASLHLAEGDEVWVEVDSSVNVGGTYSSFSGFSVDVV, from the exons ATGGGAGGATACGGGACAGTTACTCTGCTTCTCTTTGTATGTCCAG CTTCCCTCGCGTTCATTTGGTCCACGGATATCCAAGATGGCGCTGAGCTGTACGCATGCGTGGGAGACACCGTGACGTTTCCATGGAACTTTGCTCTTGCCGACGGACAGGTAGTGGAGGATATCAAGTGGTATTTCCAGAGGGAGGGCTTTTCCAGACAGAGCGTAGCGGGGACAGTCGATGGCACCTTCTTCTCGCTGCCGGCCTTTGCTCGCCGtctggatcacgtgaccgcCGCCGGCATCCAACTGAAGAACGTCACAGATGCAGACACGGGCAACTACTCTGTGGTGGTCACCGTCCTTAACGGAACGACATACTCCACATTCCAGCATACCTCGTCTTTAACTGTCGCAGCTG ACGCCTTGGTAGCTAGGCGGGGATCGGATttgttgctgcagcagcagagAGTCGCCGTGTACGACAACAGCACGCGCCAGTTTCACGTGCAGCTCATCTGTGGGAACTTCCGCATCACTGGATACCCTCCCGTGGCGGTGGAGTTTACG TATCCTTCAGGACAGAAAGATATTGTTTCGGTCAACAACAGGGGGAACTTCTCTCTCCTGCTGCCTAACCCAGTAGAGGGAGGTACCTACACCTGCCGACTTCTCGCGGACTATCCGCCCGTCTCCTGTCTGCCCGCCAGCAGCAACGTTCTGTCCAGTGTAACTGTGAGCATCGATGAGGTGAGGGCGCGCATGTCGCTGATAGAGGCCGAGCAGAGGGCGCTTCTAGCCGACAACGATCAGCTGAGGAAAGAGAACTCTGACCTCAGAGACATGCTAGATAACCAGACGCAACTTTTCCTACAGGAAGTGTCTGAACTGACGAAGGAGCTCAACGAGCTTCAGGAAG AAAAAGCTCTCGGCCACACCAGTTTCCACGTCCAGCTGTCGACTGACGTCTCGGCGTCTAGTTCCCACCCTGTCCTCTTCGACAGgatcatcaacaacaacggAGAGGCATACAACTCGTCCACCGGCCGCTTCACCGCCCCTCGTAATTCCACCTACTTCTTCGCTGCTACTTGTGCTGCCACCAACTCAGATGTCAGCTTTTCCATGCATACACTGACGAGAAAAGTGTGTCAGGCGCGGGCTCCCTATGGGAGACTTTATAACGACAATAACCGTCAGTGGTCAGCCACGTGTCACGCCTCGCTGCACCTCGCTGAAGGAGACGAGGTGTGGGTGGAGGTCGACTCCTCTGTCAATGTCGGCGGCACTTACTCCTCCTTCAGCGGCTTCTCCGTCGACGTTGTTTGA
- the LOC112555503 gene encoding uncharacterized protein LOC112555503, protein MKLLLAIAFAVVAIVQAKVGKECKNESQCDPGECCQILSLFPIMSKRQLVVLDPNQDRTGTCQLYKTENEPCGPFEKPNGYCSCAPGLSCHMYEVKVEDAQITGRRSMIAPHPGYMWRSECWSEARIAAAANTTPAP, encoded by the exons ATGAAACTCCTGTTAGCTATTGCTTTTGCCGTCGTCGCCATTGTCCAG GCAAAAGTGGGGAAGGAGTGCAAGAACGAGTCACAGTGCGACCCCGGGGAATGTTGCCAGATCCTGAGCCTCTTCCCCATCATGAGCAAGCGACAACTCGTCGTTCTGGATCCTAACCAGGATCGTACAG GAACGTGTCAGCTGTACAAGACCGAGAATGAGCCGTGTGGCCCGTTTGAAAAACCCAACGGCTACTGCAGCTGCGCGCCTGGCCTGAGCTGCCACATGTACGAGGTCAAGGTGGAGGACGCCCAGATAACAGGCCGCAGGTCGATGATTGCCCCCCACCCCGGGTACATGTGGCGAAGTGAGTGTTGGTCCGAGGCCAGAATCGCAGCAGCCGCCAACACAACCCCGGCACCCTAG